AACTTACAAGAGTTTTGAACCAAATGGAAGCTAAAACAATCAATCCAGGAAAAATAGAACTAACGGCAACCAAAATAGCAAGTTTCGTGGCAATGGAAACATCTTTCATCACCGGAAAGACAGACCACAAGAAGGACTCCAGGAAGCAACTTTTGCACATTCAACATGCACATTGCAACCTCCGAGGACATTACCATATAATCATATGGTCATCTATTCACTTTTGATTAAATTTTTGCATAAACTCCTCAAGTTTCCTTTTAATAAGCCTAAGCGTTACTGCATCATCTGATGTACGGCTGAGTAGTATATTATAATTATTTATCCATCTCACCCAAGTCGGCACAATGCTTGCAGGGCTGGTTCCATGAAAAGTCACCACCCACCACCATAGTTTATTACATATCATATACTTGGTCATTGGTGAGAATTGGTCCTCACAAGGTCAAAGAGCAGCTGATAAAAGCCAAGTGACGTAAAGCAATCGTTTTCTACCTAGACAAAGTCACCTGCTTAGCTTTATCTACTCCCTCGCTACTTTTCAGTTGCTACAGAATGCATGCAACCAAGCTTTCAAGCTGTGGCCACTAACATAAGCAAACTATATATTTGTCACCGGATTTGTCACGAACAATACTGTGCACAAGATATGGCATGGGATAAAAATAACATACACATAATTATACATTGATAGATGTGTGTTAGCAGCTTAACATACATATGATTAAAATGCATGGTTGGAGATGTAATGGAATATCTTACCGTCCTCCTAAACCAAGGGAAAAATTAACATAGATACTTTGCAATATGGGTCACCTAGTGATATACAAAATATTAAGTTGGAAGATGACGTTGTAGTTAACGCATTGTGTCAATGAGGAAGAAATCGAGGTGCGTCATTCCATGCATGAATGCAACTAATACACAACAATTATATGTAGCAGCCCCTGTTATCATCACATCAATAAGATATTTACTTGGTCAAAATTTTCTCAGAATGGTTAATTACATTAATCCACGCACGCATAACAATgacgatttgtcactccgtgtaaacggagaggtatctctgggcccactcggtaggacatcatcataatgtgcacaatgtgaccaaggagttgatcacgggatgatgtgagttacggaacgagtaaagagacttgccggtaacgagattgaacaaggtatcgggataccgacgatcgaatctcgggcaagtaccataccgatagacaaagggaattgcatacgggattgatttaatcctcgacatcgtggttcatccgatgagatcatcgaggatcatgtgggagccaacatgggtatccagatcccgctgttggttattgaccggagagtcgtctcggtcatgtctgcatgtctcccgaacccgtagggtctacacacttaaggttcggtgacgctagggttgtagagatattagtatgcggtaacccgaaagttgttcggagtcccggatgagatcccggacgtcacgaggagttccggaatggtctggaggtaaagatttatatatgggaagtcttgttttggtcgccggaaaagttttgcactttatcggtattgtaccgggagtgccgaaaggggtccgggggtccaccagccccgggggggccacatggacTGTAGGGGGTGCatcttggcctatatgggccaagggcaccagccccaagaggcccatgcgccaagagataagaaaaacggagagtcctaaagggggaaggcaccttcgaggtgccttggggaggaaggactcctccctggccgcacccttccttggaggaagggccaaggctgctgccccccccccctctcccttggccctatatatagtgggggggagggagggcagcaacaacctaagccctggcgcctccctctccctcccgtgacacctcttcctccccgcttgcgcttggcgaagccctgccgggatcccgctacttccaccaccacgccgtcgtgctgctggatctccatcaacctctcctccccccttgctggatcaagaaggaggagacgtcgctgctccatacgtgtgttgaacgcggaggtgccgtccgttcggcgctaggatcatcgttgatttggatcacgacgagtacgactccatcaaccccgttctcttgaacgcttccgctcgcgatctacaagggtatgtagatgcactcctctctctcgttgctagatgactccatagattgatcttggtgatgcgtagaaaattttgaattattgctacgttccccaacagtggcatcatgagctaggtctatgcgtagtttctatgcacgagtagaacacaaagtagttgtgggcgtcgatgttgtcaattcttcttgccgctactagtcctatcttgtttcggcggtattgtgggatgaagcggcccggaccgaccttacacgtacgcttacgtgagacaggttccaccgactgacatgcactagttgcataaggtggctagcgggtgtctgtctctcccactttagtcggaacggattcgatgaaaagggtccttatgaagggtaaatataaattggcatatcacgttgtggttttacgtaggtaagaaacgttcttgctagaaacctatacaagccacgtaaaaacttgcaacaacaattagacgtctaacttgtttttgcagcatatgctatgtgatgtgatatggccagaagatgtgatgaatgatatatgtgatgtatgagatagatcatattcttgtaataggaatcacgacttgcatgtcgatgagtatgacaaccggcaggagccataggagttgtctttattttttgcatgacctgcgtgtcattgaataacgccatgtaaattactttactttattgctaagcgcgttagccatagaagtagaagtaatcgttggcgtgacaacttcatgaagacacaatgatggagatcatggtgtcatgccggtgacaaagatgatcatggtgccccgaagatggagatcaaaggagcaaaatgatattggccatatcatgtcactatttgattgcatgtgatgtttatcatgttatgcatcttatttgcttagaacgacggtagtaagtaagatgatcccttataataatttcaagaaagtgttccccctaactgtgcaccattgcgaaggttcgttgtttcgaagcaccacgtgatgatcgggtgtgatagattctaacgttcgaatacaacgggtgttgacgagcctagcatgtacagaattggcctcggaacacatgcgaaacacttaggttgacttgacgagcctagcatgtactgacatggcctcggaacacaagagaccgaaaggtcgaacatgagtcgtagagcagatacgatcaacatggagatgttcaccgatgatgactagtccgtctcacgtgatgatcggacacggcctagtttgactcggatcatgtatcacttagatgactagagggatgtttatctgagtgggagttcaataatcagatgaacttcattatcatgaacatagtcaaaagatctttgcaaattatgtcatacgctttagttctactgtttaagatatgttcctagagaaaatttagttgaaagttggtagtagcaattatgcggactgggtccgtaaactgaggattgtcctcattgctgcacagaaggcttatgtccttaatgcaccgctcggtgtgctaaacctcagcgtcgtctgtagatgttgcggaacatctgacatacacgttttgataactacgtgatagttcagtgcgtaatgctaacggtttagaattgtggcaccaaagacgtttttgaaacgtcgcagaacatatgagatgttccgaagactgaaattgggatttcagactagtgcccacgtcaagaggtatgagacctctgacaagtttcttaagcctgaagactaagggagaaaagctcagtcgttgagcatgtgctcagattgtctgagtgccacaatcgcttgaatcgagtgggagtttatcttccagatgagatagtgatggttctccatagtcactgccaccaagctagtagagcttcgtgatgaactataacatatcagggatagttatgatgatccttgagctattcgcgatgtttgacaccgcgaaagtagaaatcaagaaggagcatcaattgttgatggttagtaaaaccactagtttctagaagggcaagggcaaaagggatacttcatgaaacagcaaatcatttgctgctctactgaagaatcccaaggttaaacccaaacccgagactaagtgcttctgtaatgaggggaacggacACTGAAGCgggactaccctagatacttggtagatgagaaggcaggcaaggtcgacagaagtatattggatatacattatatgaatgtgtactttactagtactcctagcagcaccagggtattagataccggttcggttgctaagtgttagtaactcgaataaaagctgcggaataaacggagactagctaaaggtgagatgacgatatgtgttggaagtgtttccaaggttgatgtgatcaagcatcgcatgctccctctaccatcgagatttggtgtttgcgttgagcatgattggattatgtttatcgcaatacgattattcatttaaggagaataatggttactctgtttatttgaataataccttcaatggtcttgcacctaaaatgaatctcgatcgtagtgatacacatgttcatgccaaaagtaatgatagtaccacatacttgtggcactgctatttgagtcatattgggataaaacgcatgaagaagctccatgtagatggatctttggactcactcgttttttgaaaagattgagacatgcaaaccatgtctattggtatatatgcatgaagaaactccatgcagatggatcgtttggactcacttgattttgaatcacttgagacatgcaaatcataccacatgggcaagatgactgaaaagcctcgttttcagtaagatggaacaagagagcaacttattggaagtaatacattttgatgtatgcagtccaatgagtgctgaggcatgcagtggatatcgttatgttcttacttcacggatgatttgagtagatgctaagtgtatttacttgatgaaacacaagtctgaattattgaaaggttcaagtaatttcagagtgaagttgaaggtcgtcgtgacaagaggataaaatgcctgtgatatgatcatagagatgagtatctgagttacgagtttgccacacaattaagacattgtggaaagtatttcacaactaataccgcctggaacaccatagtgtgttcgtgtgtccgaacatcataactacaccctattggatatggtgcataccatgatgtctcttatcgaattaccactatcgtttatgggttaggcattagagacaaacccattcactttaaaaggggcaccacgcaattccgttgagatgacaccgtttagagaaacctaagttgtcgtttcttaaaagtttggggctgcgatgcttatgtgaaaaagtttcaggctgataagctcgaacccaaagcggataaatgcatcttcatagaatacccaaaacagttgggtatacctcctatttcagatctggaagcaaaagtaattgcttctagaaacaggtcctttctcgaggaaaagtttctctcgaaagaattgagtgggaggatggtggaaacttgataaggttattgaaccataacttcaactagtgtgtagcagggcacaggaagttgttcctgtggcacctacaccaattgaagtggaagcttatgatagtgatcatggaacttcggatcaagtcactaccaaacctcgtaggacgaccaggatgcgtactacttcagagtaatacatgatcctgtcttgaaagtcatgttgttagacaacaatgaacctacgagctatggagaagcgatggtgggcccatattccgacaaatggttagaagccatgaaatccgagataaatggatctttgagaagaagacggacgtggacggtaatgttaccgtctatgaagctcgacttgtggcaaagagtatttccacaagttcaaggagttgactacgatgagattttctcatccgtagcgatgcttaagtccgtcggaatcatgttagcattagctgcatttatgaaatctggcagatggatgtcaaaacaagttttctgaccagttttcgtaaggaaaggttgtatgtgatacaatcagaaaggttttgtcgatcatAGGATGCtaaaaaggtatgctagctccagcgatccttccatggattagagcaagcatctcggagtcagaatatacgctttgatagagtgatcaaagtttttgggtttatacaaagtttgttagaaacttgtatttacaataaagtgagtgggagcgctacaacatttctgataagtatatgtgaatgacatattgttgatccgaaatgatgtaaaatttctggaaagcataaagggttgtttgaaaggagtttttcaaaggaagacctgtataaagctgcttacataatgggcatcaagatctatagagatagatcaagacgcccgatgatactttcaaagaacacacaccttgacatgattttgaaagagttcaaaatagatcagcaaagaaggagttcttggctgtgttacaaggtgtgagtattgagtaagactcaagacctgaccacagcagaagagagagaaaggacgaaggtcgtcccatatgctttagacgtaggctctacagtatgttatgctgtgtaccgcacacgtaatgtgccttgccatgagttggtcaaggggtacaatagtgatctgggaatggatcacatgacagcggtcgaatttatccttagtatctagtggactaaggaattttctcgattatggaggtgaaaaggagttcgtcataaagggttacgtcgatgcgaactttgacactaatccggatgactctgagtagtaaaccggattcgtatagtagagcaattatttgaaatggctccaaatagcgcgtggtagcatccacaagatgacatagatattcgtaaagcacacacggatctgaaaggttcagacccgttgactaataacctctctcacaggcataacatgatcaaaccagaactcactgagtgttaatcacatagtgatgtgaactagattgttgactctagtaaactctttggatgttggtcacatggtgatgtgacctatgagtgttaatcacatggtgatgtgaactagattattgactctagtgcaagtgggagactgttggaaatatgccctagaggcaataataaataggttattattatatttccttgttcatgataatcgtttattatccatgctagaattgtattgataggaaactcatatacatgtgtggatacatagaaaacaccatgtccctagtaagcctctaggagactagctcgttgatcaatagatggttacggtttcctgaccatggacattggatgtcgttgataacgggatcacaccattaggagaatgatgtgatggacaagacccaatcctaagcctagcacaagatcatgtagttcgtttgctcagagcttttctaatgtcaagtaacttccttagaccatgagattgtgcaactcccggataccgtaggaatgctttgggtgtaccaaatgtcacaacgtacctgggtggctataaaggtgcactacaggtatctccgaaagtgtctgttgggttggcacgaatcgagactgggatttgtcactccgtgtaaacggagaggtatctctgggcccactcggtaggacatcatcataatgtgcacaatgtgaccaaggagttgatcacgggatgatgtgagttacggaacgagtaaagagacttgccggtaacgagattgaacaaggtatcgggataccgacgatcgaatctcgggcaagtaccataccgatagacaaagggaattgcatacgggattgattgaatcctcgacatcgtggttcatacgatgagatcatcgaggagcagtgggagccaacatgggtatccagatcccgctgttggttattgaccggagagtcgtctcggtcatgtctgcatgtctcccgaacccgtagggtctacacacttaaggttcggtgacgctagggttgtagagatattagtatgcggtaacccgaaagttgttcggagtcccggatgagatcccggacgtcacgaggagttccggaatggtctggaggtaaagatttatatatgggaagtcttgttttggtcgccggaaaagtttcgcactttatcggtattgtaccgggagtgccgaaaggggtccgggggtccaccaagggggtccaccagccccgggggggccacatggactgtagggggtgcgccttggcctatatgggccaagggcagcagccccaagaggcccatgcgccaagagataagaaaaacggagagtcctaaagggggaaggcacctccgaggtgccttggggaggaaggactcctccctggccgcacccttccttggaggaagggccaaggctgcgcccccccccctctctcccttggccctatatatagtggggggagggagggcagcaacaacctaagccctggcgcctccctctccctcccgtgacacctcttcctccccgcttgcgcttggcgaagcctgccgggatcccgctacttccaccaccacgtcgtcgtgctgctggatctccatcaacctctcctccccccttgctggatcaagaaggaggagacgtcgctgctccatacgtgtgttgaacgcggaggtgccgttcgttcggcgctaggatcatcgttgatttggatcacgacgagtacgactccatcaaccccgttctcttgaacgcttccgctcgcgatctacaagggtatgtagatgcactcctctctctcattgctagatgactccatagattgatcttggtgatgcgtagaaaattttgaattattgctacgttccccaacagtgtgtgtgtgtgtcattTTGATACAGAAAAGATGTTTCCCTCATACAAATAAAATGCATCCAGAAATAAGAATACAGGCCCCAACATCATCCTGGTGGACGACATGAGTGCCTATCTCCTCCACCCGCCCTAGACCTACACACTCTCCACCTCCCTGGTAGCCATCCATCGGCACCACATAGAGCAAAGCCCCGAGCGATGGCAGGCGGCAGTGGGATGTCCCTTCTCTCCGCTCCACCCCTGGTCTCTGTGGGCTAACCCTAGAACCTCACACCACCACCACTGCTATCCCCTGCCTCCGGATGTGGGCCTCTGACCTAAGATTTCGTGGCATGTCTAGTGGTGTCATGGTTCACTTGGTTCGTGCGTGGATCAGGGACTTCTGCCTGGTGCCGGTGCTCTCCCAGATCAGGCAGCATCGTGATCGTCGACCTGTGAGGGGTGATTGCGGTCAGACGGGATGTGGTTGCCCATAGCCTCTGATGGGTGAGGTTCCACCGCAGGTGAGGTACTCCATGCCCCTACCCGGAATGGTCAGGTGGGTTTGTTGGCGGTCTTAGGCCCGACCGGATATGGTCATGGTCGTGGACTTGGGCCAGCTCGAGCCTCACTATGGTTTGATGTCTTTCTCCTGTGACCCCGTACCTAAAACTTGGTGGCGAGGCATTGGTTTGGTGTGTCATATGTTGAGGCGATGGCCCTGGATGGCAGGTTGGACGTCTGGCAAGGGTGTGGGGCGGTCCAAGCGAAAGTTCGGCGCCTCAATGCTGTTGGGGGCGATGTCTTGGTAGTCACGCACCTCTTGGGGTCGTCGCCATTGTTCTCCCGCCCTCCTAGCTCAGGCTGAAAACCTTTGTCCCCCCCACCCCCCGACGGATGCGGTGGTGGTGGCAGTGCGTCATAACCCTCTTGGGTTCGTCATCGGTGAGTGTAGTCGCCTTTCAGTCGCAGTGGCGTGTTCAGAATGGTATGGCAATCCAATCGAACCAACCTCAAATTTGGTGACTCACCATATTGCTTGCACCTATCTTGTACATGCAGAAATATCCTCCTTTCATCATCTCTGCTCGCTGGTAGGGTCAACGCTCCTTGGTTTAGGCAGATGGTTCTCTCTAACAGCAGTTGGGTGGTGTCGATGTGACGAAGTCCAGTGTTTTCTTCTAGGTGGCATGTGGTTGAATGTCGTCGTCGGTCCTGGTTGAGTCTTTAGGTGGTCCAGCCTCTCATGTGCTTCCTCTCGGCCGCGTGCTGGAGGCGTCTAATTGGGCACTTCCTGTGCTTGTTAGCGTGTTTGGCTTGGTTTTCCATGCTTTCTTTGATCATCTTGTATTTGGATTTCCTCGACACCATATATCGTTCAGCCAAGCGGCCGAAGTCCGTTTTGTGATAAAATGCTTCTATGACAGGCTTGTTACAAAGAAacaactcaaataatattcatttCGGGGGGGTTAGGTAATAATCTTTTCTTTTGTATATTTTTGCCTGTTTTCTATATGTATGTTGGAGCAAATTTTTGGAATCTGGTCTCTGGTGTGTCCAGTTTCTAAAACTTAGTAAAAATCTTATTTTTAGTTGTCaacttaagaaaaacaaaaataatgCTCATAAGTATTTTGATAAAACGATCCACCTCATCAAATTTCCATTAAAGCAACCATCAATTGAACTTACAAGAGTTTTGAACCAAAAGGAAGCTAAAATATTACAAGCAGGAACCGCAAATTTCTTATAGCATACACCAGAAAGCAAGAGAGCATAACAACGACTCCAGGAAGCTACTTTTGCACATTCAACTTCACATTTAAATCCTGAGCACAATCGGGCTCCAACCATCGCATACTTCGCATGTATTGCAACATAATCCTAGGTGTTCAACCCTAGCATCAAACATATACTGGATTACCAGATAACCGTGTATTGTTTCCTTTTTTGACCTAATCATCTCTTGTTTCGGAACAAGGGCAAAAGAACCCAAAATATTGATTTTTTAATGAGAAATACGAAACATTAGAACCAAAAAAGCATATGAGATCATATCAGTGTGATAAAAAAATGATATTGTCAATTATTCAGAAGGTAGAAATAAATTCACTCATTACAGACACAACAATGGGATCACATATGCTCCATTTATTTTATAGATTAGGATGCATATCTACAAACTCAAACATGTCCCTAATTTGCGCACTGGTCCTCCATGTAATCAGCCAACGTTTCACTTAGTTGTGGTTGTTCTCCCAGAACTGAGCCTGGAGCCAGTCTATTGTATTCTTTTCCACCTGAAACGCCTTGGCAAGAACATCATCGGATATTTGTGGGTCTGACCCAAACACCGCATTGGCAATTGTGATAGCCCCTGGGTTCTGGCTGCTGAGCGCGGCAATTGCAACTGCGGGCTTGTGGGGGTTGGGGTTGAATTGGAAGTGGATGAGCCCCACGGGGAAGACGAACACATCACCTTTGTTGAGCACCTTCGAGAGGAACTTGTTTCTGTTTGGGGCGGGCTGGTTCGATGTGACAAAGCCAACGTACAGTGTCCCCTCGAGCACCGTGAGGATCTCAGTGGCGCGAGGGTGCGTATGTGGTGGGTTTTGACCCAAGGGAGCATAGTCGATGCGCGCAATTGAGATGCCGAGGGTGTTGAGTCCAGCAATCTGCATGACGTTGATCAAAGTGACGTTGGATCCAACCTTGTTGGTCACCCTAGGCTTGTCGAGGGCGGCTGCCTTGAAGAAGTCATCAGCGTTGACCTCCATTGGGTTCTTGCAAACAAACCCATTGACACGTACTGGTGCATAGAAAAGATTTATAATGTAAGCTTAGGTCTTACAAAGTAGTTTGAACATGCATATAATTTTCAGAAATTCATTTCAACATATGTATTTGGTGTAAGCTTAGGTCTTACAAAGTTGTTTCGACTTGCATATAATTTCTACAAATTCATTTCAACAAATTTATTTGGTGAGAACGTGATGAGAAACCGGATAGTACCTGGTGAATTCATGTCGGCGACACAAAAGTCCTGGAGGGGGCTAGGATCGGAGGCAGTGGCCTGCCATGAGACCAACGCAAGAAGAACAgcaaggagaaggaaggaagaggaTGATGCCATCTGATCTTTTTCTCTCTCCTGTGTTTCTGTTTGTGATTGTGGCGTGAGTGATGGTTTGAACATGCAGGGATGTATGAGTTTATATAGGTGCAGCGAGCAGCGCCTGAAATCGTTAGCAATTATAGACTTAGTCAAGTGAAACCAACCAACCAATTGAACTGGTCTCTTGCTGCTAATTAAACTACTGCATATACGCCCATTTAAGACACGTTTTCCCTTCAAAGAAGCAATGCAGCGTATACAGCCATATAAAGCTATTATATGGTGATGTGTACGGCTGACTAGTAATTATGAATGTTTCTCCATCTCACCCGAGTCACCACAATGCATGCAGGGTCGATTCCAGGAAAATTCACCACCCATCACTATTAAGGAAAAGATTTTTAAGACAAGAAACATCCGGCACTAGTTTAATTAGATATCATATACTTGGTCATAGTCGGAACGGGTGCGGACGAAACCAGTCAAAGAGCAGTTGAGGAGCCAAGTCATGTAAGGCAATCAATCGTTTTCTAGCTCGATGCCGACATAGATGAAGTCACCTACTCACGCGTAGGCTTGACTCATGGGCGCATGACTACTACCCCTGTTCTTTTCAGTAGTTGATACAGAATCATGTGTGCAATCTACCTTTTCAAACTATGAAATTATATATTTGCCAA
This genomic window from Aegilops tauschii subsp. strangulata cultivar AL8/78 chromosome 4, Aet v6.0, whole genome shotgun sequence contains:
- the LOC109744935 gene encoding germin-like protein 8-11, translated to MFKPSLTPQSQTETQEREKDQMASSSSFLLLAVLLALVSWQATASDPSPLQDFCVADMNSPVRVNGFVCKNPMEVNADDFFKAAALDKPRVTNKVGSNVTLINVMQIAGLNTLGISIARIDYAPLGQNPPHTHPRATEILTVLEGTLYVGFVTSNQPAPNRNKFLSKVLNKGDVFVFPVGLIHFQFNPNPHKPAVAIAALSSQNPGAITIANAVFGSDPQISDDVLAKAFQVEKNTIDWLQAQFWENNHN